A stretch of DNA from Thermodesulfobacteriota bacterium:
CGCTGTCCTGGATGAGCTTCGGTACAATCAGCCATGGGCGTCCGATTCCTCGCTCGCTCGAAATCGTAATCCGGAATGATTGAAGCGTGAAAGCGCGGTGGCGGTGATCGTAGCGTCGTGCTGCATCGATTTCCAGCGGACGTGGTCCGCGTGCAAATCCCCGAATGTATTAAACGATTGCGTTATTAGATCATTTTGTATTATAATTGGAACAGGGGTTATTGATTACGCATTCTCCCGCCGGGGGCCGGGTCGCCCCGGGCGGAGCTCACATCTCAAGGTCGGAAGAAACATGGTTAATCAGTGGACTGAAATAGGCATTCCACCGGAGAGCCGTCTTCTCGCACTCCACTACGAGCCGGTCACCGGGCAGTTCCTCGCACAACTGGAAACTCCGGGCGACAGCGGGGTGAAAGCCCTTTTCGCCCGGCGCTTCGACGACAAAGCCTACAGGCGGCTTACGCCCGACGAGGGGCGGGTTTCGTACGAGAGCATCATAGTCCGCCTCGAGAGCACCAAGATTCTCGCCAACGTCTTCCGCGTAAGGCCCGGCCATTCGAGCGAGTGGCACTCCATACGCGAGATAGACGTCGCAACGGGTGAGATCACGACAGTGCTCGCATCCGAGAAGCTCGAGGTCGAGCCGCCTTATTCGAGGGCGTGGGTGAGCAACGTGAGGAAGGTGAAGAAGGAGTTCGACAAGGCCGGGCGCGCGGTCGAGTCGGCCGGGGCGTCTTACAGCGCCGAGCCCGGGATATATTCCGTCCGCGGCGAGAAGGACGACGAGATCCTCTGCACCGTTTCGTTCAGGAAGAAGAACGCCCACGAAGGGGACGTCGAGAATTTCGTCTGCAAGGTGTCGCCCTCTTCGGGCAAGTACCGGAAGATTACGAGGCTCGGCGAAGGGAAGAAAGACGCCGGAGACGCCGCTGTGCCGGGCGCTAGCCGCGCCGTCTGAGGCACGCCCCGCTTCGTCAGTGGCCGCTTCGTGAATAGTCCGCGCCGGGCTCCCCTTCGAGAAGCACTTCGAACTCCTTGCGCCCGCCGTTAAACACGTTGAAATCGACGAAGCCCTCTATCCCCCAGAGCTTTCCCCTGTCGGTGTATTGCCAGAAGGTCCATTTTTTCCCGTCGGGCAGCGACGGCGACCAGTAAATATCCCTTATCCAGATTTTGTATTCGGGCAGCTCGCCCGCAAGAAAATCCCTGTAGGACTTGTTGGTGGCGTAAATGATCGGGCGCTTGCCGTACTTCTCCATGACCATATCCGAGAACACGGAAATCTCTTCGAGCACCTTCTCCTTGCCGGGCCGTGCGCTGCAGTTGCCGCTGTATTCGAGGTTGATTATGGGCGGGAGGGTCCCCTCCTCGTCCGGCACCGATTCCATGTAGTTAAGCGCCTGCTCGCGGCCGGTCTTGCAGAATGTGAAGTAGTGGTACGCCCCGCGCGCGATGCCGAGCTTACCGGCCTCCTCCCAGTAATACGGGAACTTCGTGTCCTTGTGGTCGCCGCCCTCAGTCGCCTTGATGAAGGCGAAGTCGAGATTCGCGCGGGAGAGAACCCGCCAGTCCACCGATTCCTGGTGGTGCGAAATGTCTATCCCCCGGACGGGATATTTCTTCTCGTCGGGGTAGTTCATCCGGATGTACCCTTCCTCGAAAAAGAGGCCCAGGAACGCGCCAACAAACAAAATTGTGCCTAAAATCGCTATCTTGCGGTTCATATCACGGAAGAGTTCCCCCGCTATATTATACCGGCTGTGCGGAGCTATTTACGATAAATAATGCGGACTGCCGTGAAAGCCGTTTTTCGGAAATCGGCGTCAAAAAGCTGGAGACCGTATTTATGCGTTATCATAGATATTATGTATCTTAATATATTCCATAGCACATAGAGCAGATTAATATGCTATAATATATTGGCAGGATAAATATATATATTAAGGCACATAGAATGAAATACACGACGGAAGAGCTCGCAGCAGAGCTCAGGAAAGCGCGAAAGAAGGCCGGGCTCACACAGAAAGAGCTGGGGGAAAAAACCGGCATCCCGCAGAGCCACATTTCCCGAATAGAGAAAGGAGAGGTGGACATTCAGGCTTCGAGCCTCGTCGGGATTGCCCGCGTGCTGGGTCTCGAATTGATGCTGGTGCCGAGGGAGCTCGCCGCTGCCGTGGACGGCTTGATGCGGGGCCTTGCAAAAGACCTTGCAGGGCCGCCGAGGATGTACCTCCCCGATGGCGGCGAAGAGGAAGGGAATATTGACATATGAACGCGCTCAGGATTTTCCTTTACGGCGAGCCCGTCGGCACACTCGTCAGGCTTGCGGACGACAGAAATCTCTTTTCATTCGACGAGGGATACATCGACGACCCCGGGCGGCCTACGCTCAGCCTTTCTTTTAAAGATGCAACCGGCGGTCTTATAACCTCGGAGCGGCCGGCCCGGACGAAGCTCCCGCCTTATTTCAGCAACCTCCTTCCCGAGGGAAGAATGCGCGAATATCTTGCCGGCCGGGCGGGCGTAAAGCCGGAGCGCGAGTTCTTCCTGCTGGGAGCGCTCGGCCGGAACCTCCCCGGGGCGCTCACAGCCGTCCCCGCTGCCGTGTCCGGCCAGGGAGCGGTGGAGGAAACGGGGAAACCGCCGGCAAAGAAACACGGCGGCCTGCTCAGGTTTTCTCTCGCAGGGGTTCAGCTCAAGTTCTCGGCCGCGGCGGATGCGCGGGGCGGGCTCACGATACCGGCCGGCGGCGAGGGCGGCTCGTGGATAGTCAAGCTCCCGTCGGGTGCATGGAGAGGCATACCCGAAAACGAATTCTCGATGCTGGAGCTCGCAAGGCGCGTCGGAATAGACGTGCCGGAAACCAGGCTCGTTCCCGTCGATAAAATAAAAGGGCTGCCAAAAAACATCGAAGTATTCGGCACGCAGGCGCTGACTATAAAGAGATTCGACAGGCTTCCCGACGGCGGACTCGTCCACGCCGAAGATTTCGCGCAGGTGTTCGGCCTTTACCCGGACGACAAGTACGGCTCCGCGAGCTACAGGAACGTAGCGGACGTGATACGCGCCGAGGCCGGGGAGGAGGCTGCCGGGGAATTCATAAGACGGCTGGTGTTCACTATCCTCATAGGAAACGCCGACATGCATCTTAAGAACTGGTCGCTGATTTATCCCGACAGAGTACGTGCGGCGCTCTCACCGGCATACGACTTCGTTTCGACCATTCATTACATCCCCGGCGATTCGCTCGCGCTCGGCCTTGCCGGAACGAAAGAGTTCGGCAAAGTGGATGAAGACAGGCTCAGGCGGTTCGCGGCCCTCGCGCGTCTCCCGGAAAGGCTCGTGCTCGACGCCGCGGGCAAGACGGTCGAATCGTTTGCCCGCGAGTGGCGGGGCGCGAAAGACCTTCCCATCGAAAGCGGCGTCAGGAAAAGCCTCGATAATCATTTGAAAAGTCTCCCTCTCTGGACGCGGAGCGCCCGCAAATAACCGGAGCGCCGGCCCGCCCTCCCCCATCCGAAATCCCCTTCCTTTCTCTCCCGAAGGTTTTGCACGGGGCGATGTCGCATCGCGCCCTCCCCAAAAACCCCTTAGCTTCCCCCGCTTATCCGTTATGCTTGTTCACAGGGGAATATGAAATACGAGCGGCGAGGTGAAGCCATGAAAGACGTTCACGAAGTTGCGGAGCAGTATTTCGAGTACGTGGTCGGCCCGGCGGTCGAGGAGATTCTGGAGGAATACAACGCGCGCGAGGGATACGAGGCCGGCGTGCATGCGAAAGAGTTTCTTACGAAGGACGCCCCCGACGTCGCCGAAGTGCACGGCATATACGTGATATTCCCCGGCGGGACGAGCAGATACGTCTCGGTATGCTGGCCCGAGGGCTCGGAGCAGGTGCTCATCGGCGTGCCGGGCGAGTCCGGCGAGCCGCTGACGCTCGACATGCACGACACGGACAAGGAAAGGCTGAAAGAGATCGTGGTAGGGGTCATCGAAGGATAGCCGACAGCACCGGAATCACCGTATGATCCGGCCCTGATTGCGAAATCCCGGAATCCGTTTTATGCTATTGTAAGGACGCGGAGGCGTGCAAATGAGCAGGATTACCCTCGATGTTTCAGACGACTTGATTACGGAGATAAGCAGGAAGGCCGACAGGCTCGGTGTATCCAAGGAAGAGCTGATTCAGTTCACTATCGGCGAAATAATCGGAAGACCCGATGAAGATTTCGAGCTCGCCCTGAAGCACATTCTGGATAAGAACGCCGAGTTGTACAAACGCCTTTCCTGATGCGATACCTCACCCTGAACGAAGTCCTCAGAATCTACGAAGTTATAATGGAGAAATCGGGCGGGTTGGCTGGCGTGCGCGACATGGGAATGTTATCGTCCTGTGTCGCTCAGCCAAGAATGGTCTTCAATAACAGAGAGCTTTATACGACTGTTTTCGAAAAGGCGGCAGCGCTCGGATTTTCGCTTATCTCGAACCATCCGTTCATAGACGGCAACAAACGTATAGGACACGCGGCAATGGAAACATTCCTCGTTCTGAATGGTTATGAAATTACCGCCAGCATAGACGAACAGGAGCGCCTTATTCTATCGGTCGCTTCCGGGGAGAAAAGCAGGAAGGAGCTTGGCGGCTGGATACATAAATACGCAGTCCGCAAAAGCTGAGCGAGTGGTGCAGTATCGCCTTTCAGGCTATTCCGGCAATGCCGCCCCCGATTTC
This window harbors:
- a CDS encoding GH25 family lysozyme, with the protein product MNRKIAILGTILFVGAFLGLFFEEGYIRMNYPDEKKYPVRGIDISHHQESVDWRVLSRANLDFAFIKATEGGDHKDTKFPYYWEEAGKLGIARGAYHYFTFCKTGREQALNYMESVPDEEGTLPPIINLEYSGNCSARPGKEKVLEEISVFSDMVMEKYGKRPIIYATNKSYRDFLAGELPEYKIWIRDIYWSPSLPDGKKWTFWQYTDRGKLWGIEGFVDFNVFNGGRKEFEVLLEGEPGADYSRSGH
- a CDS encoding helix-turn-helix transcriptional regulator, with protein sequence MKYTTEELAAELRKARKKAGLTQKELGEKTGIPQSHISRIEKGEVDIQASSLVGIARVLGLELMLVPRELAAAVDGLMRGLAKDLAGPPRMYLPDGGEEEGNIDI
- a CDS encoding HipA domain-containing protein, whose amino-acid sequence is MNALRIFLYGEPVGTLVRLADDRNLFSFDEGYIDDPGRPTLSLSFKDATGGLITSERPARTKLPPYFSNLLPEGRMREYLAGRAGVKPEREFFLLGALGRNLPGALTAVPAAVSGQGAVEETGKPPAKKHGGLLRFSLAGVQLKFSAAADARGGLTIPAGGEGGSWIVKLPSGAWRGIPENEFSMLELARRVGIDVPETRLVPVDKIKGLPKNIEVFGTQALTIKRFDRLPDGGLVHAEDFAQVFGLYPDDKYGSASYRNVADVIRAEAGEEAAGEFIRRLVFTILIGNADMHLKNWSLIYPDRVRAALSPAYDFVSTIHYIPGDSLALGLAGTKEFGKVDEDRLRRFAALARLPERLVLDAAGKTVESFAREWRGAKDLPIESGVRKSLDNHLKSLPLWTRSARK
- a CDS encoding DNA-binding protein gives rise to the protein MSRITLDVSDDLITEISRKADRLGVSKEELIQFTIGEIIGRPDEDFELALKHILDKNAELYKRLS
- a CDS encoding type II toxin-antitoxin system death-on-curing family toxin, which codes for MRYLTLNEVLRIYEVIMEKSGGLAGVRDMGMLSSCVAQPRMVFNNRELYTTVFEKAAALGFSLISNHPFIDGNKRIGHAAMETFLVLNGYEITASIDEQERLILSVASGEKSRKELGGWIHKYAVRKS